The region AAAAATCGGTATATAAACTACACCAACAGCGATTATCATATTAATAAGGGTTGCACCAAACAGTGCTACTATAAAAAGCGCCAGAATCAACGAGGGAAATGCAAAAAACCCGTCGCAAATCCTCATGATCAACAAATCCCAGAAACCACCATAATATCCAGCTATCAATCCCAGAATTGAACCAAAAAACGAGGCAATCAAAATCGAGCTGAACGCGATTATCACACTTTTCTGAAGACCAAAAATACATCTTGAAAAAATATCCCTGCCGAATTGATCTGTTCCAAAAAAATGCTTTAAAGAAGGCGGTTCGAGTATAGCGTTGTAATCCATCGAATAAGGGTCGTAAGGTGAAAAAATTTCCGGAATAAAGGCTATAATTATAACTGCCAGCAAAACTACTAAGGAAATGAGATTCAAATAATTTTTGAAAAACCTTCTTATTGTTTTATTCATCGTGAAACCTCACTTTAACTCGACTCGAGGATCAATTAGTGTATATATGAAATCAACAACTATGTTCAGAGCAACTATTATCAAGGCTATGAACATCACCACAAACTGTATTACTGGATAATCTCTCTCGTTAACCGCTTGTAAAAGTAATCTTCCCAGCCCCGGCAGAGCAAACATGTTTTCTATAACAATCGTCCCTGCCAGAAGATATCCAAGCTGGATGCCTGAAAGTGTTATGATCGGTATCAGAGCATTTTTAAGAGCATGTTTTCCTATGAGTTTTGAGTAGCTTACTCCTTTTGCTTTTGCGGTCTTTATATATTCTTGCTGTAAAACATCGAGCATTGATGATCTTGTCATTCTCATAATCTGAGCCGAAAGCATCAAACCAAGTGTCAGAGATGGCAGGAACATAACCTGCAGGTTCTTCAAGAAATCTTCTTGCATGCGCACATAACCAAAAATGTTAAAGCCTTTGAATAACCCCGCGAAGATGACAATCAAAATCGCCCCCACCCAGAAAGATGGGGACGAAAGGCCTACCAATCCAATAACTCTGACCAGACCATCGGTGAAAGAATTTTTCTTGATAGCAGCGATGATACCAAGTGGAATTCCTATAATAGTTGCGAAAAACATCGATAATATAGATAATTCCAGAGTCACAGGAAATCTATCGGCTATCAGGGCTGCCACCTTTTTTCCTGACCTTAACGACGTTCCAAAATCAAGTGTCACTAAATTTTTTAACCATACACCAAATTGAACAATCAAAGGTTTATCAAGCCCATATTGTTTGTACAGTTCTTGTATTTGTTCTTGAGTCAAATAATTTTGAGTTCCAAGCATCATATCTACGACATCGCCCGGAACAAGGTGTATTATTATAAAAACTACAAAAGCAACAAACAGAACTGTTGGAATTGATGTGATAATACGTCTTATAAGATAACCGAAACTCACTTCTTATAGGTCTCCCTTAAAAATACAAGACTCTCGTTTGCAAGAAGTTTGAAACCTTCAACAGATGCATTACTCACAAAGACCTGATTTGCACTGTACAGGAATATAACGGGTGATTCTTTTACGATGATCCTTTGCAATTCATCGTAGATAGCCTTTCTCTTTGATATGTCGACTTCACTTCTCCCGAGATCGAGTAATTCATCAACCCTTGGATTTGAATACAGGAAAACATTTGT is a window of Pseudothermotoga elfii DSM 9442 = NBRC 107921 DNA encoding:
- a CDS encoding ABC transporter permease, encoding MNKTIRRFFKNYLNLISLVVLLAVIIIAFIPEIFSPYDPYSMDYNAILEPPSLKHFFGTDQFGRDIFSRCIFGLQKSVIIAFSSILIASFFGSILGLIAGYYGGFWDLLIMRICDGFFAFPSLILALFIVALFGATLINMIIAVGVVYIPIFARTVRGAALSIRESLFVKASKVIGKSDLKIMIEDVLLNLSSILIVTFTTNLSTAFLTEASLGFLGLSVPPPEPTLGGLVGQGTAFLLSAPWVTLFPGFVIALIVLNLNILGDGLRDLLDPKNK
- a CDS encoding ABC transporter permease, with translation MSFGYLIRRIITSIPTVLFVAFVVFIIIHLVPGDVVDMMLGTQNYLTQEQIQELYKQYGLDKPLIVQFGVWLKNLVTLDFGTSLRSGKKVAALIADRFPVTLELSILSMFFATIIGIPLGIIAAIKKNSFTDGLVRVIGLVGLSSPSFWVGAILIVIFAGLFKGFNIFGYVRMQEDFLKNLQVMFLPSLTLGLMLSAQIMRMTRSSMLDVLQQEYIKTAKAKGVSYSKLIGKHALKNALIPIITLSGIQLGYLLAGTIVIENMFALPGLGRLLLQAVNERDYPVIQFVVMFIALIIVALNIVVDFIYTLIDPRVELK